The proteins below come from a single Balaenoptera acutorostrata chromosome 2, mBalAcu1.1, whole genome shotgun sequence genomic window:
- the LRG1 gene encoding leucine-rich alpha-2-glycoprotein produces MEKREAAMSSWSPEQKQSPVGWDSHLSRILFLLLLFVVSAQGVTPNPDACLVSHSGNGSSVSCQPPARIPHYFPADTVYLAVEFFNLTQLPANTLQGIPNLQELHLSSNQLEDLSAKFLLPVPQLKVLDLTRNALTRLPPGLFQVSAALHTLVLKENQLKVLEASWLHSLKALRHLDLSGNQLQTLPPGLLASFTDLLILDLGNNQLQTLPPDLLSGPLRLERLHLEGNRLQELGEGLLVHQPKLRYLFLSDNRLTTVAAGAFRGLQKLDMLDLSNNLLTTVPKGLWMSLGKAAGNMKDGFDLSGNPWICDQKLDDLYEWLVANEDKMFFRNDTRCAGPKALKGQMLLAVARSP; encoded by the coding sequence CCCAGTAGGCTGGGACTCCCATCTTTCTAGAATCCTCTTCCTGCTGCTGTTATTTGTGGTCTCAGCCCAGGGGGTCACCCCAAATCCAGACGCCTGCCTGGTGTCCCACTCGGGTAACGGCAGCTCCGTCTCCTGCCAACCACCTGCCAGAATCCCCCACTACTTCCCAGCTGACACCGTCTACCTGGCCGTGGAGTTCTTCAACCTGACTCAGCTGCCTGCCAACACCCTCCAGGGCATCCCTAACCTCCAGGAACTGCACCTTTCCAGCAACCAGCTGGAGGACCTCTCCGCCAAGTTCCTGCTGCCTGTGCCTCAGCTAAAGGTGCTCGATCTAACCCGCAACGCCCTGACCCGGCTGCCTCCTGGCCTCTTCCAGGTCTCAGCTGCCCTCCACACCCTGGTGCTGAAGGAAAACCAGCTGAAAGTTCTGGAGGCCTCGTGGCTGCACAGCCTGAAAGCCCTGCGGCATCTGGACCTATCCGGGAACCAGCTCCAGACGCTGCCCCCTGGGCTGCTGGCCAGTTTCACCGACCTGCTCATCCTTGACCTTGGCAATAACCAGCTGCAGACTTTGCCCCCTGACCTTCTGAGCGGCCCCTTGAGGTTGGAACGGCTGCACCTCGAGGGCAATAGGTTGCAGGAGCTCGGAGAGGGCCTTCTGGTGCACCAGCCAAAACTGCGCTACCTCTTCCTGAGCGACAACAGGCTGACCACAGTGGCAGCCGGCGCCTTCCGAGGTCTGCAGAAGCTGGACATGCTGGACCTCTCCAACAACTTGCTGACCACCGTGCCCAAGGGGCTCTGGATGTCCTTGGGGAAAGCTGCTGGGAACATGAAGGACGGCTTTGACCTCTCAGGTAATCCCTGGATCTGCGACCAGAAACTGGACGACCTCTATGAGTGGCTGGTGGCCAACGAAGACAAGATGTTCTTCCGCAATGACACACGCTGCGCTGGCCCTAAAGCCTTGAAGGGCCAAATGCTCCTAGCGGTGGCCAGGTCCCCTTga
- the PLIN4 gene encoding perilipin-4, whose product MSAQDEGGRDPPKPKGKTLGSFFGSLPGFSSARNLAAHAHSSAREARPVAHPAGAPAAKTAQPQAQVATDPEQTTRGIEKTLPLSDRVISGTNDLVWSKMTRTKDAFSSGMANVVDTAKGVVQGGLGMTQSTLTGTKDAVSTGLTGAVNMAKGTVQMGMDTTKTVLTGTKDAVSTGFTGAMGVAKGAVQTGVDTTKTVLTGTKDAVSTGLTGAVNMAKGTVQTGMDTTKTVLTGTKDAVSTGLTGAMGVAKGAVQMGVDTTKTVLTGTKDAVSTGLTGSVNMAKGTVQSGMDTTKIVLTGTKDAVSTGLTGAVNMAKGTVQTGMDTTKTVLTGTKDAVSTGLTGAVNMAKGTVQTGMDTTKTVFTGTKDAVSTGLTGAVNMAKGTVQTGVDTTKTVLTGTKDAVSTGLTGAVNMAKGTVQTGVDTTKTVLTGTKDAVSTGLTGAVNMAKGTVQTGMDTTKTVLTGTKEAVSTGLTGAMGVAKGAVQMSVDTTKTVLTGTKDAVSTGLTGAMGVAKGAVQTGMDTTKTVLTGTKDTVSIGLTGAVNMAKGTVQTGMDTTKTVLTGTKDAVSTGLTGAMGVAKGAVQTGMDTTKTVLTATKDAVSTGLTGSVNLAKGTVQTGVDTTMTVLTGTKDAMSTGFTGAMGVAKGAVQTGVDTTKTVLTGTKDAVSTGFTGAMGVAKGAVQTGVDTSKSVLTGTKDAVSTAYTGAMGVAKGAVQTGVDTSKSVLTGTKDAVSTAYTGAMGVAKGAVQTGVDTSKSVLTGTKDAVSTAYTGAMGVAKGAVQTGVDTSKSVLTGTKDAVSTAYTGAMGVAKGAVQTGVDTSKSVLTGTKDAVSTAYTGAMGVAKGAVQTGVDTSKSVLTGTKDAVSTAYTGAMGVAKGAVQTGVDTSKSVLTGTKDAVSTAYTGAMGVAKGAVQTGVDTSKSVLTGTKDAVSTAYTGAMGVAKGAVQTGVDTSKSVLTGTKDAMSTAYTGAMGVAKGAVQTGVDTTKTVLTGTKDAVSAGFTGAMGVAKGAVQTGMDTSKSVLTGTKDAVSTGLTGAMGVAKGAVQTGVDTTKTVLTGTKDAVSTGFTGAMGVAKGAVQTGVDTTKSVLTGTRDVVSTGFTGAMGVAKGAVQTGVDTSKTVLTGTKDAVSTGLTGAMGVAKGAVQTGVDTTKTVLTGTKDAVSTGFTGAMGVAKGAVQTGMDTTKSVLTGTKDAVSTGLTGAVNMAKGTVQTGMDTTKTVLTGTKDAVSTGLTGAVNMAKGAIQTGMDTTKTVLTGTKDAVSTGLTGAVNAATGAVQTGLNTTPNVSAVTRNTVSSGMASAMGVANAAAQWGLDTSKAVLTGTKDAVSTGLTRVGNVARGGVQTDFRTIQNWLPGSQDAASGGLATSGAPDEGEQTILNPHEAQSCGVSRPPDTLRAHLDLAGKATTHTKGLVSAEVTFTQGAALGKEDDVGPGATTCGQEGARGFATLRDELEELGEIFQPMSAEEQAQLAASQPRLRESTADQSSYFVRLGDLDPSFRQRAFEHALSHLQQGQFQALDVLAQLEDAFWLIEEAQQAPDQQPWPDQDLSSQAGAREVPAAGALSRVCSLVQQLHVAYSSLASGLQGLPAELRWQLRQARHSLCELHSVVSCATSVAELPAERLAQSRQGVRQAWQGLEQLLESMQHSPPPSWLVGPFTLHPDGQQL is encoded by the exons ATGTCTGCTCAAGATGAAGGAGGCCGGGATCCCCCCAAACCCAAGGGCAAG ACCCTGGGCAGCTTCTTTGGGTCCCTGCCTGGCTTCAGTTCTGCCCGGAACCTGGCGGCCCACGCCCACAGCTCAGCGAGAGAGGCCCGGCCGGTCGCCCATCCCGCAGGTGCTCCAGCCGCCAAGACTGCCCAGCCCCAGGCTCAGG TGGCCACCGACCCGGAGCAGACGACCAGGGGCATTGAGAAGACGCTGCCGCTTTCAGACAGG GTCATCTCCGGGACAAACGACTTAGTGTGGTCCAAGATGACCAGGACCAAGGATGCCTTCTCGTCTGGGATGGCCAACGTCGTGGACACAGCTAAAGGCGTGGTCCAAGGAGGCCTGGGCATGACCCAGTCCACGCTCACAGGCACCAAGGATGCAGTGTCCACTGGGCTCACTGGGGCAGTGAACATGGCCAAGGGCACTGTCCAGATGGGCATGGACACCACCAAGACCGTCCTAACAGGCACCAAAGATGCAGTGTCCACTGGGTTCACTGGAGCAATGGGTGTGGCCAAGGGGGCGGTCCAGACAGGCGTGGACACCACCAAGACTGTCCTAACAGGCACCAAAGATGCAGTGTCCACTGGCCTCACTGGGGCAGTGAACATGGCCAAGGGCACCGTCCAGACTGGCATGGACACCACCAAGACTGTCCTAACAGGCACCAAAGATGCAGTGTCCACTGGCCTCACTGGAGCAATGGGTGTTGCCAAAGGGGCCGTCCAGATGGGTGTGGACACCACCAAGACTGTCCTGACAGGCACCAAAGATGCAGTGTCCACAGGGCTCACTGGGTCAGTGAACATGGCCAAGGGCACTGTCCAGTCTGGCATGGACACCACCAAGATTGTCCTGACAGGCACCAAAGATGCAGTGTCCACTGGGCTTACTGGGGCAGTGAACATGGCCAAGGGCACTGTCCAGACTGGCATGGACACCACCAAGACTGTCCTGACAGGCACCAAAGATGCAGTGTCCACTGGGCTCACTGGGGCAGTGAACATGGCCAAGGGCACCGTCCAGACTGGCATGGACACCACCAAGACTGTCTTCACAGGCACCAAAGATGCAGTGTCCACTGGGCTTACTGGGGCAGTGAACATGGCCAAGGGCACCGTCCAGACTGGCGTGGACACCACCAAGACCGTCCTAACAGGCACCAAAGATGCAGTGTCCACTGGGCTTACTGGGGCAGTGAACATGGCCAAGGGCACTGTCCAGACTGGCGTGGACACCACCAAGACCGTCCTAACAGGCACCAAAGATGCAGTGTCCACTGGGCTTACTGGGGCAGTGAACATGGCCAAGGGCACTGTCCAGACTGGCATGGACACCACCAAGACCGTCCTAACAGGCACCAAAGAGGCAGTGTCCACTGGGCTCACTGGAGCAATGGGTGTGGCCAAAGGGGCCGTCCAGATGAGCGTGGACACCACCAAGACTGTCCTAACAGGCACCAAAGATGCAGTGTCCACTGGCCTCACTGGAGCAATGGGTGTGGCCAAGGGGGCCGTCCAGACGGGCATGGACACCACCAAGACTGTCCTCACAGGCACCAAAGATACAGTGTCCATTGGGCTCACTGGGGCAGTGAACATGGCCAAGGGCACCGTCCAGACTGGCATGGACACCACCAAGACTGTCCTAACAGGCACCAAAGATGCAGTGTCCACTGGCCTCACTGGAGCAATGGGTGTGGCCAAGGGAGCCGTGCAGACGGGCATGGACACCACCAAGACTGTCCTGACAGCCACCAAAGATGCAGTATCCACTGGGCTCACTGGATCAGTGAACTTGGCCAAGGGCACCGTCCAGACTGGCGTGGACACCACCATGACCGTCCTGACTGGCACCAAAGATGCAATGTCCACTGGGTTCACTGGAGCAATGGGTGTGGCCAAGGGGGCCGTCCAGACCGGCGTGGACACCACCAAGACCGTCCTGACTGGCACCAAAGATGCAGTGTCCACTGGGTTCACTGGAGCAATGGGTGTGGCCAAGGGGGCCGTCCAGACCGGCGTGGACACCAGCAAATCTGTCCTGACTGGAACCAAAGATGCAGTGTCCACTGCGTACACTGGAGCAATGGGTGTGGCCAAGGGAGCCGTCCAGACCGGCGTGGACACCAGCAAATCTGTCCTGACTGGAACCAAAGATGCAGTGTCCACTGCGTACACTGGAGCAATGGGTGTGGCCAAGGGAGCCGTCCAGACCGGCGTGGACACCAGCAAGTCTGTCCTGACTGGAACCAAAGATGCAGTGTCCACTGCGTACACTGGAGCAATGGGTGTGGCCAAGGGAGCCGTCCAGACCGGCGTGGACACCAGCAAGTCTGTCCTGACTGGAACCAAAGATGCAGTGTCCACTGCGTACACTGGAGCAATGGGTGTGGCCAAGGGAGCCGTCCAGACCGGCGTGGACACCAGCAAGTCTGTCCTGACTGGAACCAAAGATGCAGTGTCCACTGCGTACACTGGAGCAATGGGTGTGGCCAAGGGAGCCGTCCAGACCGGCGTGGACACCAGCAAGTCTGTCCTGACTGGAACCAAAGATGCAGTGTCCACTGCGTACACTGGAGCAATGGGTGTGGCCAAGGGAGCCGTCCAGACCGGCGTGGACACCAGCAAGTCTGTCCTGACTGGAACCAAAGATGCAGTGTCCACTGCGTACACTGGAGCAATGGGTGTGGCCAAGGGAGCCGTCCAGACCGGCGTGGACACCAGCAAGTCTGTCCTGACTGGAACCAAAGATGCAGTGTCCACTGCGTACACTGGAGCAATGGGTGTGGCCAAGGGAGCCGTCCAGACCGGCGTGGACACCAGCAAATCTGTCCTGACTGGAACCAAAGATGCAATGTCTACTGCGTACACTGGAGCAATGGGTGTGGCCAAGGGAGCTGTCCAGACTGGCGTGGACACCACCAAGACCGTCCTGACTGGCACCAAAGATGCAGTGTCCGCTGGGTTCACTGGAGCAATGGGTGTGGCCAAGGGAGCCGTCCAGACCGGCATGGACACCAGCAAGTCTGTCCTGACTGGAACCAAAGATGCAGTGTCCACTGGCCTCACTGGAGCAATGGGTGTGGCCAAGGGAGCCGTCCAGACCGGCGTGGACACCACCAAGACCGTCCTGACTGGCACCAAAGATGCAGTGTCCACTGGGTTCACTGGAGCAATGGGTGTGGCCAAGGGAGCCGTCCAGACTGGCGTGGACACCACCAAATCTGTCCTGACTGGAACCAGAGATGTAGTGTCCACTGGGTTCACTGGAGCAATGGGTGTGGCCAAGGGAGCCGTCCAGACCGGCGTGGACACCAGCAAGACCGTCCTCACTGGCACCAAAGATGCAGTGTCTACTGGGCTCACTGGAGCAATGGGTGTGGCCAAAGGAGCCGTCCAGACTGGTGTGGACACCACCAAGACCGTCCTGACTGGCACCAAAGATGCAGTGTCCACTGGGTTTACTGGAGCAATGGGTGTGGCCAAGGGAGCCGTCCAGACCGGCATGGACACCACCAAATCTGTCCTGACTGGTACCAAAGATGCAGTGTCCACTGGGCTCACTGGGGCAGTGAACATGGCCAAGGGAACTGTCCAAACTGGCATGGACACCACCAAGACCGTCCTCACTGGCACCAAAGATGCAGTGTCCACTGGGCTCACTGGGGCAGTGAACATGGCCAAGGGGGCCATCCAGACCGGCATGGACACCACCAAGACCGTCCTGACAGGCACCAAAGATGCAGTGTCCACAGGGCTCACTGGGGCAGTGAATGCGGCTACAGGGGCTGTGCAAACTGGGCTGAATACAACCCCAAATGTTTCAGCTGTCACAAGGAACACCGTCTCCAGTGGCATGGCTAGTGCCATGGGTGTGGCCAATGCTGCTGCCCAGTGGGGTCTGGACACCTCGAAGGCTGTCCTCACAGGCACCAAAGACGCCGTGTCCACTGGGCTCACCAGGGTAGGGAACGTGGCCCGAGGAGGCGTGCAGACTGATTTCAGAACCATCCAGAACTGGTTACCTggttcccaggatgctgcctcaGGTGGACTCGCCACTTCCGGAGCCCCAGATGAAGGAGAACAAACCATCCTGAACCCTCATGAGGCTCAGTCCTGCGGGGTCTCCAGGCCCCCGGACACTCTGCGTGCACACCTGGACCTTGCTGGGAAAGCCACCACCCATACCAAGGGCCTCGTGTCAGCTGAGGTGACATTCACCCAAGGGGCCGCCCTGGGCAAGGAGGATGACGTAGGGCCTGGGGCCACCACTTGCGGCCAGGAAGGAGCCCGGGGCTTTGCAACACTCCGGGACGAGCTGGAGGAGCTGGGGGAGATCTTCCAGCCCATGAGCGCCGAGGAACAAG CTCAGCTGGCTGCCTCCCAGCCCCGGCTGAGGGAGTCCACGGCCGACCAAAGCAGCTACTTCGTGCGTCTGGGCGACTTGGACCCCAGCTTCCGCCAGCGGGCTTTCGAGCACGCCCTGAGCCACCTGCAGCAAGGCCAGTTCCAGGCCCTGGACGTGCTGGCCCAGCTCGAGGACGCCTTCTGGCTG ATTGAGGAGGCCCAGCAGGCTCCAGACCAGCAGCCGTGGCCGGACCAGGATCTGAGCAGCCAAGCCGGCGCCCGAGAG GTGCCAGCCGCCGGGGCTCTGTCCAGGGTCTGCAGCCTTGTCCAGCAGCTCCATGTCGCCTACAGCAGCCTGGCCTCCGGCCTCCAGGGCCTCCCCGCCGAGCTCCGGTGGCAGCTCAGGCAGGCGCGGCACAGCCTCTGCGAGCTCCACAGTGTCGTCTCCTGTGCCACCTCCGTGGCGGAGCTGCCGGCCGAGCGCCTGGCCCAGAGCCGCCAGGGCGTGCGCCAGGCGTGGCAGGGGCTGGAGCAGCTGCTGGAGAGCATGCAGCACAGCCCTCCGCCCAGCTGGCTGGTGGGGCCCTTCACCCTGCACCCCGATGGGCAGCAGCTGTAG
- the PLIN5 gene encoding perilipin-5, which produces MSEDEAAQAPRPSLWEQDQQNVVQRVAALPLVRATCTAVSDAYSAAKDKHPLLGSACRLAEHCVCGLTTRALDHAQPLLSHLQPQLATVNDLACRGLDKLGEKLPFLQQPSETVVNSAKDAVASGMTGVVGLARQGRRWSVELKRSMSHAVDVVLGKSEELVDHFLPMTEEELAALAAEVEGPEVGSVEEQRRQQGYFVRLGSLSARLRHLAYEHSLGKLRRRKHHAQDTLAQLQETLELIDHMQCGVTPITPACPGKVHELWEGWSQHSPENSCRSQAELETLVLSRSLMRELQSTVDALETSVRGLPPSAQEKVAEVRRSVDALQAAFADASCFEDVPAAVLAEGRGRVARAQMCVEELLELVVQAVPLPWLVGPFAPILVERPGPPPDLEALVDEVVGGPDPRWAHLNWPAQQRAWQAQYGDGMGLPGDILEEEPKSPSRRKHTLMPELDF; this is translated from the exons ATGTCAGAAGACGAGGCGGCTCAGGCCCCCAGACCCAGCTTGTGGGAGCAGGACCAGCAG AACGTGGTGCAGCGTGTGGCGGCCCTGCCCCTGGTCAGGGCCACGTGCACCGCGGTCTCCGATGCTTACAGCGCCGCCAAGGACAAGCACCCGCTGCTGGGCTCCGCCTGCCGCCTGGCTGAGCACTGCGTGTGCGGCCTGACCACGCGTGCCCTGGACCACGCCCAGCCGCTGCTGAGCCACCTGCAGCCCCAGC TGGCCACAGTGAACGATCTCGCCTGCAGGGGCCTGGACAAGCTGGGGGAGAAGCTGCCCTTTCTCCAGCAACCTTCAGAGACG GTGGTGAACTCGGCCAAGGACGCAGTGGCCAGTGGCATGACAGGCGTGGTGGGCCTGGCTCGGCAAGGCCGCCGCTGGAGTGTGGAGCTGAAACGATCCATGAGCCACGCCGTGGACGTCGTGCTGGGCAAGTCAGAGGAGCTGGTAGACCACTTCCTGCCCATGACTGAGGAGGAGCTTG CGGCGCTGGCAGCGGAGGTTGAGGGCCCGGAAGTGGGCTCTGTGGAAGAGCAGCGGAGACAGCAGGGCTACTTTGTACGCCTGGGTTCCCTGTCGGCGCGGCTCCGCCACCTGGCATATGAGCACtctctggggaaactgagacGGAGGAAACACCACGCCCAGGACACACTGGCCCAGTTGCAGGAGACTCTGGAGCTG ATTGACCACATGCAGTGCGGGGTGACGCCCATCACCCCAGCCTGCCCTGGGAAGGTGCATGAGCTGTGGGAGGGCTGGAGCCAGCACTCCCCAGAAAACAGCTGCCGCAGTCAG gCGGAACTGGAGACCCTGGTGCTGTCCCGAAGCCTGATGCGGGAGCTGCAGAGCACCGTGGACGCGCTGGAGACCAGCGTGCGGGGCCTGCCCCCCAGCGCCCAGGAAAAGGTGGCCGAGGTGCGGCGCAGTGTGGACGCCCTGCAGGCCGCCTTCGCCGACGCCAGCTGCTTCGAGGACGTGCCGGCGGCCGTGCTGGCCGAGGGCCGGGGCCGCGTGGCCCGGGCCCAGATGTGCGTGGAAGAGCTGCTGGAGCTGGTGGTGCAGGCCGTGCCCCTGCCCTGGCTGGTCGGGCCCTTCGCGCCCATCCTCGTGGAGCGGCCCGGGCCCCCGCCCGACCTGGAGGCCCTGGTGGACGAGGTCGTGGGGGGGCCCGACCCCCGCTGGGCGCACCTGAACTGGCCGGCCCAGCAGAGAGCCTGGCAGGCCCAGTACGGGGACGGGATGGGCCTCCCCGGGGACATTCTCGAGGAGGAGCCTAAGTCCCCCAGCCGCCGCAAGCACACCCTGATGCCAGAACTGGACTTCTGA